DNA sequence from the Actinomycetes bacterium genome:
CCGCACAGGACTACGAGCCCCTCGACGTCCTCATCTCCGACAATGCGTCATCGGATGCAACGCGAGACATCTCGATGGAGTTCGTGGAGCGCGACACGCGGTTCCGCTACGTGTGCCAGCCGCAGAACCTCGGCGCGGCCGGCAACTACAACTACGTGATGACCCACAGCAATGGGTCGCTCTACAAGGTCGCGGCCCACGACGACGTCGTCGGTCAGGGCTTCCTGCGGCTGTGCGCCGACGCGCTCGAGGCGCACCCCGAGGCCGTGCTGTCGTTCCCCCGCACCCGCTACATAGACGCCGAGGGCAAGCCCACCGACGACTACGAGCATCCCATCGTGTGGACACACGCCACCTCGCCATCGGGCCGCCTTCACGACCTCCTCGTGGACGACCACTGGAGCTACCTGCACCTCTGCTACCCGGTGATGGGGGTGATGCGCCGGCAGGCCGCCGTAGGGACCCGAGGCATCCAGGCCTTCAAGGGGTCCGACAAGGCGATGCTCATGGAATTGGCACTCATGGGCGACTTCATCGAGGTGCCCGAACCGCTCTACCTGAAGCGACTCCACGACAACACCAGCATGCGGGCCCACACCACGGGTGAGGAGTTCGACCTCTGGTACGACCCGGACAACGCCGGCCGCGACCCCATGCCGGTCAGCAGGCTCACGCGGTCGCACCTGAGCGCCGTCTGGCGGGACGACCTGACCGCAGCCGAGCGGGCAAGGTGCACCTTCGAGGTGACGAGATGGTTGTTCAGGCAGCGGCGCTGGCGCGTGGCGGGTTCCGAACTCCGCAACGCGGCGCGAAAGCGTGTCAGTCCCGCGTCCTGACCAGGCTGCTCAGCACCCCTTGACAACCGGATTGCCGGTGCTCGGGTAGAACACGGCCCCCGTCAGGCCCGGCGTGGCCGTCATGCAGCTGTAGACGTTGTTCGTGCCGTCCTCGTAGATCGAGTAATAGGAGGCGGCGGAATTGCCAGGCAGGAACCCGACCCAGATCTCGTTGAAGGAGGTGTTCTTGCCCTTCCAGTTCAGAGGTGCGGTCTGGGTGCCGTTGTAGGGGCCACCCATCGCGAAGCCGACCCGGTTGAACACCACGCCGGTCGGCCAGCCCAGCGACTGGAAAGCATCCATGTGCTGCGGCTTGACGCCGGCGGGCGAGTAGAAGAACGAGTCGTTGACGACCATGTCCATCCGGTAGTCGACGTCGTATCGGGGCGAGCGGCCGATCTGCAGCCGCGACTCCGACATGAACGCCGAGTTGTTGATGCGGATCTTCGCGGGCGGCTCGCCGGGGGTCTGGTAGATCCAGATGCCGCCGTTGACCACAACGTTGTCGAGTGTCACGTCGGCCCCGGAGCGCACGTAGAGGATCCGCACGGTGGTGTCCCGCAAGACCTTGGTCTCCCCCGCGCCCACGTCAGTCCAGTCGACGTAGCCGGACAGCCTCGACATGTCGACTGCCTGCTCCTTCGTGCGGGGGGCGGCCGATGAGTCTGCGGGGGTCGTGGTCGGCGCGGAGCTGGTAGGCGGCGACATATCGGTGGGCGACGTTGCGGTGGGCGGCGGTGCGGCGGTCGTTGTCGGCACGGCAGTCGTGGTCGGAGCCGGACCGGTAGTCGTGGGGGGCTCGGTGGTCGAGGGTGATGCCGGGCCAATGGCCGGAGTCGGGCTCGCAGATGCTGCATCGAGCGCGGCGCGGATCTCTTCTATGTCGACGAGGATCGCATCGTCGACATAGAACACATCACCTGGGCCGACACCGGAAGCATGGACACGCAGCGCCGCAGTCACAGCTCCCGCCGGGGCCGCACCGAAGCATGCGGGCATGACCCACTCCCCCGGCTCGGTGTCCTTCTGGGGGCCCGGGACGGTCTCGACGATCCGGCCGTCGGAGCCGTAGAAGCGGATCTCGCATCGCACCGGCACCGCCCGGTCGTCCATGAGTACATGAGCGCCACCGCCGTACATGCGGCCCTCGCGCACCGACACACCCGGCACAGTGGCGACGCGGATGGTGTCCTCACCGTCGACCCACACCGGGTCCGACGTGGAGCCCACGACCCTCAGTGAACGATCGCCGACAGATGCGTGCTCCGAGGTGACCTTGATTGCCGCGTTGCCCTGCGTGATCCAGCCACTGGTGGTGGCATCGGGCGCAGGCTTCTCGACGATCAGCTCCATCGAGCGCTGTTGGGGTTCCAGGAGGTTGAACGATCGGATGAACTCGAGGTTGGCCGGTGAGGCCGAGCAGGCCGTGACCACCAACGACCACACAAGCAGCGCAATTAGCGCGAGCCCGTTCCTCATCCGGTTGCCCTTCGTCGTCAAAGGAGCATCAGCCGGCATTCTCCACACCACCTTCAGCCCGGAGACCGATCCACGCGCGGGTAGCCATCCCGCCTATTCAGCGCTCAAGTTATCACCGCCTCTCGGACACAAGGCCATCACGCCTGCTCGACGAGTCGATTTCTCATTCGCTGCCGAGCTTGCGCTTCACCATGAGGCGGGCGAAGTCGATCTGGTCCGCGAGCACCTTCGGCCACACGAACCGGAGCATCGCAGCGTAGAGCCCCAGGGCCAGCAAGGAAGCTGTCACGAGAAGCCAGAAGTCCCCGAGGGTGCCCTCCAGCAAGCGCTCGGTTGCCAGCCAGAGAACGACCATCGCGGCACCGCCGATTCCAGCCGGCCGGATGGCCTTCAGGTAGCCGCCCCAGCTGTAGGGGATCAGGTACTGCACGAACCCGATCTGGATCACCGCAAGTGGCGTGCCCACGATCAGGTACGACCAGGCAACACCGTCAATGCCCCACTGGAGCCCGACCACGAAACCGCCGATGAGCGCCGTGGTCGTCACAATGCCCCACCGCAGTGACCAGTCGGCGCGACCCTTCGCGAGCATCACTCCTCCGGCAACGCCCACCACGGCGCTCATGATCGACACGACCGCGAGGATCTGCATGGGACGCACAGCCGCGTCCCAGTCGTCACCGAACACGATCGGCACCCCGCGCGGCGCGCAGAGCGCAACCAGGAACATGGGCGGGGTGACCACCAGCGCGAGGGTCGCACTCACGCGCAGGAAGAGGTCGGCCTGTCGCTCGGGCTCGTCGTTGAGACGCGAGAAGATGGGAAACACCAGTCGGTTGGCGGTCTGGGACAGGATCTGCACCGGCAGCAGTAGGACCCGGTAGCTCAGCGCGTAGTTGGCCAGCGCCGTTGGGCCGAGCCGGAGCGCAATCAGCGTGTTGTCAGCGTTCTGGCTGAGGAAGCGCATCACCTCGCTTCCGAACACCCGGGCGCTGAACCCCAGGATCGCCCTGAGGGCGGTGCGGGACCAAGAAAGCACCACCCGGCCCACCGCTGCGATGACGAAGATCGCGTAGACCAGATCGGTCAGCAGCCTTTGCACCACGAGGGCCCAGTACTCGGCACCCATCCAGGCGGCGGCCACACCGGCGGCGCCACCGACGAACACACCTGCCACCTCGGCCATGGCCAGCATGCGGAAGTTGAGCCGCCGTGTCAGCAGGGCAGTCGGGATGACTGCGAACCCGATCAGCACGAAGTCGATTGACAGAACCCTGAGCACGTTCTCGAGTTCGGGCGTGTCGAACAACCTCGCCCATGGCCCGGCCACGACCTGGGTGACCGCGACCAGCAGGCCCACTGCACCGAGGTTCAGCCAGGTTGCCGTGCCGATCGTCTCGTCGTCGATCTCCTTTCGCTGGATGAGCGCCGAGGCCAGCCCCATGTCGAGGAAGACGGTGCTGAACGCGAGGTAGATCGTGGCCTGGCCAACGATGCCGAAGTTGGTGGGCCCCAGGATCCGAGCCAGAAGGATGCTGAACCCGATGCGGGCGGCCTGCTTGCTGACAAGGCCGACCAGGCTCCAGCGAGCGCTCACCGCGACGGTTGTCCGGCGGATGGTCGGGTCCCGTGGCTCGGCGCGGCCCTCGTCGGGATCGGGGGCTTCGCTCACCAGTCGCACGCTACAAGCTGGTTCGCCTGACTCCGACGATTCGGGCCCCGTGACTCCCCATTGCGGGGATCCTGGCAGCAACGCCGGGAACTGGACTGAGCTGGCTCACCAGCCGGTCACTCAACGTGGCCTAAACATGATTCACATTGAGATCTGCCACAAGATGACGGGCAGCTCTGCAACCCTTGCGTTAGATGGTGAGTACGGCGGCACGCAAGGGTCCGAAGTTCCCACTCAGAGTAGTATTGCCCACTGGACAGTGCGGCCTCCGCGCACGAGAATGACCCCACGCGACAGGGGAGTCAATGGCACGAGGTGTCATGACGCCCCCTACCACGCGTACCCCACCGGAACCGGGAGAAGGAATGCCGAAGAGGACACGACGCAGCATCGGTCTCGTGGCCGTGTTGTCGGTCGTCGCGTCCTTCGGGGCGATCACGGCGTCGCCGGCCTCGGCCGACCCCGGTGATGCAGGCTTCGCCTCCGATGACTTCTCGGCGGGGTCTCTGGCGGGGGTTTGGAGCGTGGACGATCCCCGCGGTGACGGCACCGTGGAACTGTCCGGCACCGGCACCTCAGACGCCGTGCTCTCCCTGTCGGTACCCGGCGGTGTCGGCCACGACGCATGGACCACCAACGACTCACTGGCAGTCACCCAGGCCATCTCCAACGGCGACTTCTCCACCGAAGCCAAGTTCGACACAGCGCCCACCGCCAAGTACCAGATGCAGGGCCTCACAGCGCGCGAAGACGACTCCAACTGGATCCGCGCCGACTACTACCACGACGGCTCCAACCTGCGGTTCTTCGTAGCCACCTTCACGAACGGCTCCCCCACAGTGCGCGCCAACGTCGTGGTACCCAACGGCTCCTCGCTTTGGATCCGCCTCGCACGCAGCGGCAACAACTGGACCGCATCCACCTCCACCGACGGCTCCGGCTTCACCGGCCGCGCCGCGTTCAGCTGGAACCTCAACGCGAACGAGATGGGCGTGTTCGCCGGCAACGCACTCGGTTCCAGCTCCCCCGCCTTCACCGCCGAAGTCGACTACATCTTCAACACCAACAGCCCCATCAACCCCGAAGACCCCGAAGGCACCACTCCAACCACCACAACCACCACAGAGCCCACCGGCACCACAACGACCACCCCAGGCTCGACCACCACAACCACCGCGCCAACCACCACAACCACGACGGTTCCGGCGACACTCGCGGTGGACGTCTGGTACGGCAGCCAGCAGTCGGTCGGGGCGTTCGGCATCACCCAGCGTTGGGCCAACGTGCTCGGCCGGGCCAACGGCCCCAACCCGGTCACCTCGCTGACCTACAGCCTCAACGGCGGCTCGGCACGCCCGCTCTCGATGGGCCCCAACCTCCGCCGGCTCGTCATGCCCGGCGACTTCAACATCGACATCCTGGTCACCGACCTGCTGCCGGGACCCAACACGGTCGACATCACCGCTGTTGACTCGACCGGGGCCCAGGTGACCGAAGAGGTCACAATCACCAACCACGTGGGCTTCAGCGACCCGACCTGGTGGGACCAGGCCTGGAGCTGGCGCACAGCCGTGACCCTCTCCGCCGGCTCCGTCGATCGCACCGACGCCGTGGTCGAGGCGCCAGTCGACTTCACCGCCCAGCTCGCATCCGCTGGCGAAACCGCCAACATAGACACCAACTCCATCCGGGTGATCGAGACCGCTCCCGACGGTTCCGTGCTCGACGCCTCGGTGCCGTTCCAGTTCGATCCGGACGACGGGTTCGACGGCTCCACCAACGCGGCCGGCACGGTCATGGTCCTGATGGGAGGCAACACCCCCGCAGGCACCGAGCGCACCTTCGACATCTACTTCGACGACGTCGCAGCCGGCCACACTGTCGTGTCGTTCGCAGACCAGGTCACCGTCACCGACAACGTTGCCGACGCGGGCGAGAACACGCTCCAGGTCGCAACCGCCTCGACGACATGGTTCTTCGACAAGGACGGCGGCGGGTTCACCAGCGTCCTCGACGCCGACGGCAACGACTGGGTGAGCTACGGCCCGGCGGCAGGCTCTGCCGGCCAGTACCGAGGCATCCCCAACATGGTGTTCCCCGAGGGGATCATGCACCCGGGCGCCGAGGGCATCACGACCACGCTGCTCGCCGACGGCCCGCTGCGCACCAGCTTCCGCTCGGCCAGCGCCGGCGAGGGTTGGGTCACGCGTTGGGACATCTTGCCCGACCGGGCCCGCATGACCATCGAGGCGGCGGCACACGACTACTGGTTCCTCTACGAGGGCACGCCCGGCGGGACTCTCGACACCGCCACGGACCTGGTTGTGCGCTCCGACGGGACGCAGGGCGCCGCAGGTGCATCGTGGAACGGCGACCTGGCGGGTGACGAGTGGGTCTACTTCGCCGACCCCGGCGTCGACCGGTCCCTGTTCGTTGTCAACCACAACGACGACACTGCGGTCGACTCTTACTCGTCGCTCAACTCCGAGATGACCGTGCTCGGCTTCGGCCGCGATGGCATCAACCCGTTCCTCGACGCGGTACCTGCATCCTTCACCGTGGGTCTCACCGACGGCGTGGGCTTCGGCGATGTCTCGCCGCTGGCCGGCGGAGCGATCGATCCGGTCGCCGTGACTGTGGGTACCCTCGAGGAGCCGGTTGCAGGCGCTGCGAGCTGGCCGCTGCCCGCAACCGTGGACTGGAGCGGTGCCTCCTCACCGACGGACCGTGCAGTCGTTGTCGACGGCAAGTGGCACATCGAGGGCGACGAGGTGCGCACCACCGACATGGGCTACGACCGGCTCATCAACATCGGCAACCAGACGTGGACCGACTACGAGGTCAGCGCCCCCGTCACCGTGCACTCGCTCGACTTCGACAACGGGTTCCAGAGCGGCCCGCCGCTGATCGGCTACATCCTGCGCTGGAACGGCCACAACGACACGATCGAGACCGGCCGCCAGCCACAGCAGGGCTGGCTGCCAGATACGGTCAACCCCACCCCGTTGGGGGCGATGGCACTCGTGCGCTGGCACTCCGACGGTTCAACCCCGATCCACGTGTGGAACCACCGCACCGCCAACATGGACACCAACCCGGGCCTGCAGCTCCAGGTCGGGTCCACCTACATGTTCAAGGCCAGCGTGAAGACGCTGCCCGGCGGCGACACCGAGTACAAGTTCCGTGTGTGGCCACAGGGCACTCCGGAGCCCGGCGTCTGGTCCGTCGAGTTCGTGGCGGGCACCGACGACCATCAGCCGGCCAACGGGTCGCTCCAGCTGGTGGCGCACGAAGCCGACGTGAGCTTCGGCACCGTCGAGGTCACGCCGGTCACACCCTGATCACCGGGCGCCCGCACAGGGCGGCCACGGCTGCCCGGTGGCGGGGCGATCCGCCCACCGAGCGAAGGAGCTCGCCCAGAAGCAGGGCAAGCCGGAACAGCAGGGTCGCCACCCTGCCATGGCGCTTGCGGTAGGCGAGCACCCGGTTGGAGGCCACGAGGCTCCACAGGTACGGCGAGACGGTCGAGTCGCCACCGATGTGCACCGATGCACCCTCGGGTGTGAACCAGGTCGCGTAGCCGTGGTCGGAGGCCCGCAGGCAGAAGTCGGTCTCCTCGGAGTAGAGGAAGAACGACTCGTCCCAATCGCCCACCTCATCGAGACAGCGCCGCGACACCATCATCAGGGCGCCCGTGGCCCAGTCCACGGGTCTACGCGCCTCGTACTGGGCGGCGTCGCCAACGATCTCGCCAAGCGTGCCCACGCCCGACACACGCGTCGCTCCGATGAGCGACTCCGCAAGCGCACGGACCACGGTCGGCCGTCTCCGTTGTGACATGGACAGCGAGCCGTCCGCATCGAGCAGTGGTGGAACCGCGATCCCCACGCCCGGCGGCTCCAGGACATCGAGCAGCGCCACTGCGCAGCCGGCGCCGAGCTGCACATCGGGGTTGAGGATGAGCACCGCGGATGAGTCGGCGCAATGGGCAGTCCCCATGTTGATGGCGGCTGCGTAGCCGGCATTGCGTCCCGTCTGCACCACTTCTACATCCGTCCGGGCTTCCCGGGTGACGTTGAGGGTGTCATCGGATGAGTTGTTGTCG
Encoded proteins:
- a CDS encoding DUF1349 domain-containing protein, which gives rise to MPKRTRRSIGLVAVLSVVASFGAITASPASADPGDAGFASDDFSAGSLAGVWSVDDPRGDGTVELSGTGTSDAVLSLSVPGGVGHDAWTTNDSLAVTQAISNGDFSTEAKFDTAPTAKYQMQGLTAREDDSNWIRADYYHDGSNLRFFVATFTNGSPTVRANVVVPNGSSLWIRLARSGNNWTASTSTDGSGFTGRAAFSWNLNANEMGVFAGNALGSSSPAFTAEVDYIFNTNSPINPEDPEGTTPTTTTTTEPTGTTTTTPGSTTTTTAPTTTTTTVPATLAVDVWYGSQQSVGAFGITQRWANVLGRANGPNPVTSLTYSLNGGSARPLSMGPNLRRLVMPGDFNIDILVTDLLPGPNTVDITAVDSTGAQVTEEVTITNHVGFSDPTWWDQAWSWRTAVTLSAGSVDRTDAVVEAPVDFTAQLASAGETANIDTNSIRVIETAPDGSVLDASVPFQFDPDDGFDGSTNAAGTVMVLMGGNTPAGTERTFDIYFDDVAAGHTVVSFADQVTVTDNVADAGENTLQVATASTTWFFDKDGGGFTSVLDADGNDWVSYGPAAGSAGQYRGIPNMVFPEGIMHPGAEGITTTLLADGPLRTSFRSASAGEGWVTRWDILPDRARMTIEAAAHDYWFLYEGTPGGTLDTATDLVVRSDGTQGAAGASWNGDLAGDEWVYFADPGVDRSLFVVNHNDDTAVDSYSSLNSEMTVLGFGRDGINPFLDAVPASFTVGLTDGVGFGDVSPLAGGAIDPVAVTVGTLEEPVAGAASWPLPATVDWSGASSPTDRAVVVDGKWHIEGDEVRTTDMGYDRLINIGNQTWTDYEVSAPVTVHSLDFDNGFQSGPPLIGYILRWNGHNDTIETGRQPQQGWLPDTVNPTPLGAMALVRWHSDGSTPIHVWNHRTANMDTNPGLQLQVGSTYMFKASVKTLPGGDTEYKFRVWPQGTPEPGVWSVEFVAGTDDHQPANGSLQLVAHEADVSFGTVEVTPVTP
- a CDS encoding glycosyltransferase family 2 protein, with the protein product MTQSIGIGVPVFNGEDYLAECLDSIAAQDYEPLDVLISDNASSDATRDISMEFVERDTRFRYVCQPQNLGAAGNYNYVMTHSNGSLYKVAAHDDVVGQGFLRLCADALEAHPEAVLSFPRTRYIDAEGKPTDDYEHPIVWTHATSPSGRLHDLLVDDHWSYLHLCYPVMGVMRRQAAVGTRGIQAFKGSDKAMLMELALMGDFIEVPEPLYLKRLHDNTSMRAHTTGEEFDLWYDPDNAGRDPMPVSRLTRSHLSAVWRDDLTAAERARCTFEVTRWLFRQRRWRVAGSELRNAARKRVSPAS
- a CDS encoding lipopolysaccharide biosynthesis protein, whose protein sequence is MSEAPDPDEGRAEPRDPTIRRTTVAVSARWSLVGLVSKQAARIGFSILLARILGPTNFGIVGQATIYLAFSTVFLDMGLASALIQRKEIDDETIGTATWLNLGAVGLLVAVTQVVAGPWARLFDTPELENVLRVLSIDFVLIGFAVIPTALLTRRLNFRMLAMAEVAGVFVGGAAGVAAAWMGAEYWALVVQRLLTDLVYAIFVIAAVGRVVLSWSRTALRAILGFSARVFGSEVMRFLSQNADNTLIALRLGPTALANYALSYRVLLLPVQILSQTANRLVFPIFSRLNDEPERQADLFLRVSATLALVVTPPMFLVALCAPRGVPIVFGDDWDAAVRPMQILAVVSIMSAVVGVAGGVMLAKGRADWSLRWGIVTTTALIGGFVVGLQWGIDGVAWSYLIVGTPLAVIQIGFVQYLIPYSWGGYLKAIRPAGIGGAAMVVLWLATERLLEGTLGDFWLLVTASLLALGLYAAMLRFVWPKVLADQIDFARLMVKRKLGSE
- a CDS encoding glycosyltransferase family 2 protein; translation: MSEDVESATACEVAVVIVTHNSRDTIGACLDSLDEGMKGIAGWKVVVVDNNSSDDTLNVTREARTDVEVVQTGRNAGYAAAINMGTAHCADSSAVLILNPDVQLGAGCAVALLDVLEPPGVGIAVPPLLDADGSLSMSQRRRPTVVRALAESLIGATRVSGVGTLGEIVGDAAQYEARRPVDWATGALMMVSRRCLDEVGDWDESFFLYSEETDFCLRASDHGYATWFTPEGASVHIGGDSTVSPYLWSLVASNRVLAYRKRHGRVATLLFRLALLLGELLRSVGGSPRHRAAVAALCGRPVIRV